In Pantoea cypripedii, the following proteins share a genomic window:
- the tamB gene encoding autotransporter assembly complex protein TamB produces the protein MKLWKKVLIGFGIFLLLIVGSMAFLIGTTPGLHLLLKGADRWVPGLSIDNVEGGWRDLTLSGVKYSMPGVSVDAGRFHLALNLNCLLHSSVCVNDIALQDVSVVVDSKQMAPASTPPQEQSSGSTNLSTPYPITLSKVGLHNINVKVDDTAVSLLDFTTGMQWQNRALTLTPTHIESLLIALPKAAKVADEQVVQPKVQQPKPDEKPLGETLQAMFAQPLLPALPDFQLPLDITVQELTGKQLRITGDTDVTINSLLLKARTADRHLQLETFAVDSTQGQLNASGDATLADNWPVNFALNGAVNLDPIKGEKIKMNLSGALRDELKLALNLSGPVQAQLDAAAQPAVAGLPLSLRLTSPELRWPLTGPVQYQADNLDYQFKGKATDYVMSLRTAVKGEGVPPAAISLDGKGNVQQFSLDKLRVAALQGNIDLTALVDWSKAISWRSELTLSGINTAKQYPDWPAKLDGKIATRGSLYGGSWQLSVPQLQLKGNVKQNAVSADGSLTGNSYNQWKIPGINLVLGRNHVDVKGELGDALNLDASIDAPHLDNALPGLGGVAKGTIKARGTLQAPQLLADLTATGLRWQQLQIARVLLQGDVKSSDQIAGKVQLRVEQLKQDALAIKLLTLNADGNEKQHQLKLEVQGEPVSGQLALNGSFDRKTQHWQGTLNNTRFDTPVGEWRLTRTMAIDYLNSKQTATIGPHCWQNPNAQLCVPEPIEAGASGHAHVVLSRFDLAMLKPFLTDETKLAGVFSGDARVNWTADGALPTGTVSLKGNGVKVEQDVQGNTLPIAFDTLNLNAALRNGRAQLDWLIHIANNGQLSGDVQIADPQHRRQLSGNVNISNISLAMFNPALMQGEKIKGNLNSALRLGGNLQQPQVFGQLGLSGVNVEASFMPVALTAANLNMVFNGMSSTLNGLIQTAQGNINLNGNADWSQLNNWRARIAAQGSRVRVTVPPMVRMDVSPDLVFEATPAAFNLDGRVDIPWARITVQEVPASATGVSSDEVMLDQNLKPIQPKTTAIPINSNLVIHVGNDVRLSAFGLKAKLNGDLKLVQDRTGLGLNGQINIPDGRFHAYGQDLIVRKGELQFAGPPDQPYLNLEAIRNPDSTEDDVTAGIRVTGLADEPKVEIFSDPTMSQQEALSYLLRGQGLDANGDSNALTSALIGLGVAQSGQVMGKIGETFGVSNLALDTTGVGDSQQVQVSGYVLPGLQVKYGVGIFDSLATLTLRYRLMPKLYLEAVSGVDQALDLLYQFEF, from the coding sequence ATGAAGCTGTGGAAAAAGGTCCTGATTGGTTTTGGTATTTTTCTGCTGCTGATTGTTGGCAGCATGGCTTTCCTGATTGGCACCACACCGGGTTTGCATCTGCTGTTGAAGGGCGCCGATCGCTGGGTGCCGGGTTTGTCGATCGACAACGTTGAAGGTGGCTGGCGCGATCTGACGCTGAGCGGGGTGAAGTACAGTATGCCGGGGGTGAGCGTCGATGCCGGGCGCTTCCATCTGGCGCTCAATCTCAACTGCCTGCTGCACTCGTCGGTGTGCGTCAACGATATCGCGTTGCAGGATGTCAGCGTGGTGGTGGATAGCAAGCAAATGGCACCAGCCAGTACGCCCCCGCAGGAGCAGTCGAGCGGCAGCACCAACCTCAGCACGCCTTATCCGATCACGCTGAGTAAAGTCGGGCTGCACAACATCAATGTCAAAGTGGATGACACGGCGGTTTCGCTGCTCGATTTCACCACCGGTATGCAATGGCAGAACCGCGCCCTGACGCTGACCCCCACCCATATCGAAAGTTTGCTGATTGCGTTGCCAAAAGCGGCCAAAGTGGCGGATGAACAGGTGGTGCAGCCGAAAGTACAGCAGCCTAAACCGGATGAAAAACCGCTGGGTGAGACGTTGCAGGCGATGTTCGCGCAACCGCTGCTGCCCGCACTGCCAGACTTCCAGCTGCCGCTGGATATCACCGTGCAGGAACTGACGGGCAAACAGCTGCGTATTACCGGCGATACCGATGTCACCATCAACAGCCTGTTGCTGAAGGCCCGGACTGCCGATCGCCATCTGCAACTGGAAACCTTCGCTGTGGATTCGACTCAGGGGCAACTTAACGCCAGCGGCGATGCCACTCTGGCGGATAACTGGCCGGTAAACTTTGCCCTTAACGGCGCGGTGAATCTCGACCCGATTAAGGGCGAGAAGATTAAAATGAATCTCAGCGGTGCGCTGCGTGATGAGCTGAAACTGGCGCTCAATTTGTCCGGTCCGGTCCAGGCGCAGCTGGATGCTGCAGCACAGCCTGCCGTGGCGGGTTTGCCGTTATCGCTCAGGCTTACCAGCCCGGAATTGCGCTGGCCGCTGACCGGTCCGGTGCAGTACCAGGCCGACAACCTGGATTATCAGTTCAAGGGCAAAGCCACCGATTATGTGATGTCGCTGCGTACCGCCGTGAAGGGCGAAGGAGTGCCGCCAGCGGCGATTTCTCTTGATGGCAAAGGGAATGTACAGCAGTTCAGCCTCGACAAACTGCGCGTGGCGGCGTTGCAGGGCAATATCGACCTGACCGCGCTGGTGGACTGGAGCAAAGCGATTAGCTGGCGCAGTGAGCTGACGTTGTCCGGCATCAATACCGCAAAACAATACCCGGACTGGCCAGCGAAGCTGGATGGCAAAATCGCCACGCGCGGCAGCCTGTATGGCGGCAGCTGGCAACTGAGCGTGCCGCAGCTACAGCTGAAAGGGAACGTCAAACAGAACGCGGTCAGCGCTGACGGCTCCCTGACCGGCAATAGCTACAATCAGTGGAAAATCCCCGGTATCAACCTGGTGCTGGGGCGTAACCATGTAGACGTCAAAGGTGAACTGGGCGATGCGCTGAATCTGGATGCCAGCATTGATGCTCCGCATCTCGACAACGCGTTGCCAGGGCTGGGTGGGGTGGCGAAAGGCACCATCAAGGCGCGCGGGACGCTACAGGCTCCGCAACTGCTGGCCGACCTTACCGCCACTGGCCTGCGCTGGCAGCAACTGCAAATTGCGCGCGTGCTGTTGCAGGGGGATGTGAAATCCAGTGACCAGATTGCGGGTAAAGTGCAGTTGCGGGTGGAGCAGCTGAAACAGGATGCGCTGGCAATTAAATTGCTGACGCTCAATGCCGACGGCAACGAGAAGCAGCATCAGCTAAAACTTGAGGTGCAGGGCGAGCCGGTCTCCGGTCAGCTGGCGCTGAACGGCAGCTTTGATCGCAAAACCCAGCACTGGCAGGGCACGTTGAATAATACCCGCTTCGATACGCCGGTGGGCGAGTGGCGTCTGACGCGTACCATGGCGATTGATTATCTCAACAGCAAGCAGACCGCCACCATTGGGCCACACTGCTGGCAGAACCCGAACGCGCAACTGTGTGTGCCGGAACCGATTGAAGCGGGAGCCAGCGGCCATGCGCATGTGGTGCTCAGCCGCTTTGATTTGGCGATGCTCAAACCGTTCCTGACCGATGAAACCAAACTGGCAGGGGTGTTCAGCGGTGATGCACGGGTTAACTGGACTGCCGACGGCGCGTTGCCGACCGGTACCGTCTCGCTGAAAGGCAACGGCGTGAAAGTGGAGCAGGATGTGCAGGGCAACACCTTGCCCATCGCCTTCGACACTCTCAACCTGAATGCCGCGCTGCGTAATGGCCGTGCCCAGCTCGACTGGCTGATACACATCGCCAACAATGGACAGCTGAGCGGTGACGTGCAAATCGCCGATCCGCAGCACCGTCGTCAGCTGTCGGGTAACGTGAATATCAGCAATATTTCGCTGGCGATGTTCAACCCGGCATTGATGCAGGGCGAGAAAATCAAAGGCAATCTCAACAGCGCCCTGCGTCTCGGCGGTAATCTGCAACAGCCGCAGGTATTCGGCCAGCTGGGGCTGAGTGGCGTCAATGTGGAAGCCAGCTTTATGCCGGTTGCCCTCACTGCCGCCAATCTCAACATGGTGTTTAACGGTATGAGTTCTACCCTCAATGGGTTGATTCAGACCGCGCAGGGCAACATCAACCTCAACGGGAACGCCGACTGGAGCCAGCTGAATAACTGGCGGGCGCGCATTGCTGCGCAGGGAAGCCGGGTACGTGTCACTGTGCCGCCGATGGTGCGCATGGACGTGTCGCCAGACCTGGTGTTTGAAGCGACACCCGCCGCCTTCAATCTTGATGGTCGGGTGGATATCCCGTGGGCGCGCATCACGGTGCAGGAAGTACCGGCCAGCGCGACTGGCGTGTCGTCGGATGAGGTGATGCTGGACCAGAATCTGAAGCCGATTCAGCCGAAAACCACGGCGATCCCGATCAACAGCAATCTGGTTATCCACGTCGGCAACGATGTGCGCCTGTCAGCCTTTGGCCTGAAAGCCAAGCTGAACGGTGACCTGAAGCTGGTGCAGGATAGAACCGGTCTCGGCTTAAACGGCCAGATTAATATCCCGGATGGTCGTTTCCATGCTTATGGTCAGGATCTGATTGTGCGCAAAGGTGAGCTGCAATTTGCCGGACCGCCGGATCAGCCTTATCTTAATCTGGAAGCGATTCGTAACCCGGACTCCACCGAGGATGACGTCACCGCAGGTATCCGCGTCACCGGGTTAGCTGATGAGCCGAAAGTTGAAATCTTCTCCGACCCGACGATGTCGCAGCAGGAGGCGTTGTCTTATCTGTTGCGCGGTCAGGGACTTGATGCCAATGGCGACAGTAACGCATTAACTTCAGCGTTAATTGGTCTGGGGGTTGCACAAAGTGGGCAGGTTATGGGTAAAATCGGCGAGACGTTCGGCGTCAGTAACCTTGCGCTTGATACCACCGGCGTTGGCGATAGCCAGCAGGTGCAGGTGAGCGGTTATGTGCTACCGGGTCTGCAAGTAAAATACGGTGTTGGCATATTTGATTCACTGGCGACCTTAACCTTGCGTTATCGCCTGATGCCCAAACTTTATTTGGAAGCTGTGTCTGGTGTTGATCAGGCACTCGATTTGCTCTATCAGTTTGAGTTTTAG
- the tamA gene encoding autotransporter assembly complex protein TamA gives MPRFHIYCIASLLLVAPALEAAKVRLQLEGLSGDLEKNVRARLSTIGSDEVSNDGRFRARVSVAVKEGLRALGYYEPQIDFESRPAPPQGGRPVLIARVTAGEPVKIGGSTIVVEGAARNDPDYKAWVKQGTPKVGTQLNHGDYDRFKSGFSSLALRNGYFDGDFKQSQLGVSVERREAFWDIDYDSGPRYRFGDVTFQGSQIQEAYLRNLVPFKKGDPYSSRDLAELNRRLSATGWFNSVVVAPDFAKGRQTKVLPLNAAVSPRVENTLETGIGYSTDVGPRLKGTWKKPWINDSGHSLATSAYISAPEQQIDLSYKVPLLKSPLEQYYTFSAGLKRTDLNDTKADTSTLGVSRNWDSSSGWQRAINLRWSLDHFTQGSVTNTTMLLYPGVSLSRTRSRGGLMPTWGDSQRYSADVSDTTWGSDVDFLILQAQNVWIRTLGEKNRFVIRGNLGWIETNDFDKVPPDLRFFAGGDRSIRGYKYQGISPRDDNGKLTGASKLATGSLEYQYNVSGKWWGAVFIDSGEAVNDIKQSNFKTGAGFGVRWASPVGPIKLDIARPIGDSEEHGLQFYIGLGPEL, from the coding sequence GTGCCACGATTTCATATTTATTGCATAGCCAGCCTGCTGCTGGTGGCACCCGCTCTTGAGGCGGCTAAGGTGCGATTGCAGCTGGAAGGTTTATCCGGGGATTTAGAGAAAAACGTCAGGGCGCGTCTCTCCACCATTGGTAGCGACGAGGTTTCTAACGATGGTCGTTTTCGCGCCCGTGTTTCCGTCGCGGTGAAAGAAGGTTTGCGCGCACTCGGTTACTATGAACCACAGATTGATTTTGAATCGCGTCCGGCACCGCCACAGGGTGGACGTCCGGTATTGATCGCGCGCGTCACGGCCGGAGAGCCGGTAAAGATTGGCGGCAGCACCATCGTGGTAGAGGGTGCGGCAAGAAACGATCCTGATTACAAAGCCTGGGTTAAACAGGGCACGCCGAAGGTCGGTACCCAGCTTAACCACGGTGATTACGATAGATTTAAAAGCGGTTTTTCCAGCCTGGCACTGCGTAATGGTTATTTTGATGGTGACTTTAAGCAAAGCCAGCTTGGTGTATCCGTTGAACGCCGGGAGGCTTTCTGGGATATCGACTACGACAGCGGCCCGCGCTATCGCTTTGGCGATGTCACTTTCCAGGGCTCCCAGATCCAGGAAGCTTACCTGCGCAATCTGGTGCCGTTCAAAAAGGGCGACCCTTACAGTTCGCGTGATCTGGCGGAACTGAACCGTCGTCTTTCCGCCACCGGCTGGTTCAATTCGGTGGTGGTGGCACCGGACTTTGCCAAAGGGCGTCAGACCAAGGTACTGCCGCTCAACGCGGCCGTGTCTCCGCGAGTAGAAAATACGCTGGAAACCGGTATTGGCTATTCCACCGATGTGGGCCCGCGTCTGAAAGGCACCTGGAAAAAGCCCTGGATCAACGATAGCGGCCACAGTCTGGCCACCAGCGCCTATATTTCAGCGCCAGAACAGCAGATCGATCTGAGCTACAAAGTCCCGCTGCTGAAAAGCCCGCTGGAACAGTACTACACCTTCTCCGCCGGGCTGAAACGCACCGATCTGAACGACACCAAAGCCGATACCAGCACGCTCGGCGTATCGCGTAACTGGGATAGCAGCAGCGGCTGGCAGCGGGCGATCAACCTGCGCTGGAGCCTCGATCACTTTACTCAGGGCAGCGTCACCAACACCACCATGCTGCTTTATCCTGGCGTCAGCCTGAGCCGCACCCGTTCGCGCGGTGGTTTGATGCCCACCTGGGGTGACTCGCAGCGCTATTCCGCTGATGTATCGGATACCACCTGGGGATCGGATGTCGATTTCCTGATCCTGCAAGCGCAAAACGTCTGGATCCGTACGCTGGGTGAGAAAAACCGTTTTGTGATACGCGGCAATCTTGGCTGGATCGAAACCAACGACTTCGACAAAGTGCCACCTGACCTGCGCTTCTTCGCCGGGGGGGACCGCAGTATTCGCGGCTACAAATATCAGGGCATCTCGCCACGCGATGACAATGGCAAGCTGACCGGTGCATCCAAACTGGCGACCGGTTCGCTCGAATATCAGTACAACGTGAGCGGAAAATGGTGGGGAGCGGTGTTCATCGACTCCGGTGAAGCGGTTAACGATATCAAACAAAGCAACTTCAAAACCGGTGCGGGCTTCGGCGTGCGCTGGGCCTCTCCGGTCGGGCCGATCAAACTTGATATCGCCCGCCCGATTGGTGATAGCGAGGAGCACGGATTGCAATTTTATATCGGACTGGGGCCTGAACTATGA